One window of the Pseudomonas sihuiensis genome contains the following:
- a CDS encoding GNAT family N-acetyltransferase, which produces MSELVIRQACVEDIEALCALIFEHGPNPWNHLPEAEVRQHLQGIAANTTLAVLAEEQGQLLGFVSYRLTQDFVAHQPAARAGQVHGYICEAVVHRDCVGRGLGARLLREAVTELWRLDVSDIYIDRHEENAASAGMMRKAGFSELLTYADPARRPNGSRRSTLCCQRREDL; this is translated from the coding sequence ATGAGCGAGCTGGTCATTCGTCAGGCCTGTGTCGAGGATATCGAGGCGCTCTGCGCGCTGATTTTCGAGCATGGGCCCAACCCCTGGAATCATCTGCCCGAAGCCGAGGTTCGTCAGCACCTGCAGGGTATTGCGGCAAATACGACCTTGGCCGTGCTGGCCGAGGAGCAGGGGCAACTGCTGGGGTTCGTCAGTTATCGCCTGACCCAGGATTTCGTCGCTCATCAACCTGCCGCGCGTGCCGGGCAGGTGCATGGCTATATCTGCGAAGCGGTGGTGCATCGCGATTGCGTCGGACGAGGATTGGGCGCGCGTCTTCTGCGCGAGGCCGTCACCGAGCTGTGGCGGCTGGACGTCAGCGATATCTATATCGATCGTCACGAAGAGAACGCGGCATCGGCGGGGATGATGCGCAAGGCCGGTTTCAGTGAGCTGCTGACCTATGCCGACCCGGCGCGTCGACCGAATGGTTCGCGGCGTTCGACCCTTTGTTGCCAGCGCCGCGAGGATCTTTGA
- a CDS encoding outer membrane lipoprotein — protein MRKPTLLITSLAAMLALGGCQSSLTGDTYSRDEARAVQTVRMGTIESLRPVKIEGTKTPIGAGAGAVVGGIGGSGLGGGRGSAVLAVVGAVAGGLLGAAAEEGLTRTQGVEITVREDDGTMRAYVQEVEPNQVFRVGERVRIMTVNGTSRVTH, from the coding sequence ATGCGTAAACCCACTCTGCTCATTACCTCGCTGGCCGCGATGCTGGCCCTCGGGGGCTGTCAGTCCAGCCTGACCGGCGATACCTACAGCCGCGATGAGGCCCGAGCGGTGCAAACAGTACGCATGGGCACCATCGAATCGCTGCGTCCGGTGAAGATCGAAGGGACCAAGACACCAATCGGTGCGGGTGCCGGTGCTGTGGTTGGTGGCATCGGTGGCAGTGGCCTCGGTGGTGGGCGCGGCAGTGCGGTCCTGGCTGTGGTCGGTGCCGTTGCCGGTGGTCTGTTGGGCGCCGCTGCTGAAGAAGGCCTGACCCGGACTCAGGGTGTTGAGATCACCGTGCGTGAGGACGACGGCACCATGCGCGCCTACGTCCAGGAAGTCGAGCCGAACCAGGTGTTCCGCGTCGGCGAGCGCGTGCGCATCATGACGGTCAACGGTACCAGTCGCGTTACCCACTGA
- a CDS encoding monovalent cation/H+ antiporter subunit A yields the protein MALALIVALPFLGLFLPVLADRLGRSACAAAAAIAPIVALVLLFSYQPAVFAGEVLRVKLEWLPHLGLNLSLRLDGLGFLFALLILGIGLLVILYARYYLAKTEPMGRFFAFLLLFMGAMLGVVLSENLLLMLMFWELTSLSSFLLIGFWGSRSDARKGARMALAITGGGGLALLAGILLIGHIAGSFELSQVLAAGYAIRAHELYPLALVLVLLGVFTKSAQFPFHFWLPHAMAAPTPVSAYLHSATMVKAGVFLLARLYPALAGSEWWFYIVSLTGLATLLVGAGMALFQHDLKGLLAYSTISHLGLITLLFGLDTQLAAVAAVFHIINHATFKASLFMAAGIIDHETGSRDMRRINGLWKYMPHTAVLAMVAASAMAGVPLLNGFLSKEMFFTETLHQHLLGGFNWVIPAAATLAGVFSVAYSLRFIHDVFFNGEPIDLPKYPPHEPPRYMKVPVEVLVFLCLLVGIVPAYTVAPLLAAAAASTLGGELPEYSLAIWHGFNLPLLMSFVALFGGIIVYACRKPLFRWYEGLPNLDAKDAFDQVVRYSTRLAVRITALLESGSQQRYLAWMLGSALTLVIIALSPLEQLTGSVAMTPIDPLTTIGMLILMLTAVLTVVFHRRRLVALMILSAAGLMVALAFARFSAPDLALTQLSVEVVTIILLMLTLYFMTDRTPAESSSLRGLRDLVLALGSGTMVAMLTYAVLTRPYQSISSFFLENSVSGGGGTNVVNVILVDFRGFDTLGEITVLAIAAIGIYALLHGLHLPHPTHDKNGRPWSTDAHPMILDNLARAMLPMALLISAFIFLRGHNLPGGGFIAGLITSVALILQYISHGVTWTQERLKFSYHATAGWGVLIAGLTGLGSWLFGSPFLTSAFGHFHIPLIGEIELATAILFDLGVYLAVVGATLLILSNIGHVSQDESCKEVI from the coding sequence ATGGCGCTTGCGCTGATTGTCGCCTTGCCATTTCTTGGGTTGTTTCTGCCGGTGCTCGCCGATCGGCTTGGACGCTCGGCCTGTGCCGCGGCTGCGGCTATAGCGCCCATCGTGGCGCTGGTGCTGCTGTTCAGCTACCAGCCTGCGGTGTTCGCAGGCGAGGTGCTGCGGGTCAAACTGGAGTGGTTGCCGCACCTGGGGCTGAATCTCAGTCTGCGCCTCGATGGTCTGGGCTTTCTGTTTGCCCTGCTGATTCTCGGCATCGGCCTGCTGGTCATCCTCTACGCGCGCTATTACCTGGCCAAGACCGAGCCCATGGGGCGTTTCTTTGCCTTCCTGCTGCTGTTCATGGGCGCCATGCTCGGTGTGGTGCTGTCGGAAAACCTGCTGCTGATGCTGATGTTCTGGGAGCTGACCAGCCTGTCGTCGTTCCTGCTGATCGGCTTCTGGGGTTCGCGCTCCGATGCCCGCAAGGGCGCGCGCATGGCGCTGGCAATCACCGGTGGCGGTGGTCTGGCGTTGCTCGCCGGTATCCTGCTGATCGGCCACATCGCCGGTAGCTTCGAACTGTCTCAAGTGCTGGCCGCCGGCTACGCGATTCGCGCGCACGAGCTGTATCCGCTGGCGCTGGTGCTGGTGCTGCTGGGCGTGTTCACCAAATCGGCGCAATTCCCTTTCCATTTCTGGCTGCCGCACGCGATGGCGGCGCCGACACCGGTATCGGCGTATCTGCACTCGGCGACCATGGTCAAGGCCGGGGTCTTCCTGCTGGCGCGTCTGTACCCAGCGCTGGCCGGTTCCGAGTGGTGGTTCTACATCGTCAGCCTGACCGGCCTGGCCACCTTGCTGGTGGGCGCGGGCATGGCGCTATTCCAGCATGACCTGAAGGGCCTGCTGGCGTATTCGACCATCAGCCACCTGGGCCTGATCACCCTGCTGTTCGGCCTGGATACCCAGCTAGCGGCTGTGGCGGCGGTGTTCCACATCATCAACCACGCGACCTTCAAGGCTTCGCTGTTCATGGCTGCCGGCATCATCGACCACGAAACCGGTAGCCGCGACATGCGGCGAATAAACGGCTTGTGGAAGTACATGCCGCATACGGCGGTGCTGGCGATGGTGGCGGCTTCGGCCATGGCTGGCGTGCCGCTGCTCAATGGCTTTTTGAGCAAGGAGATGTTCTTCACCGAAACCTTGCACCAGCACCTGCTGGGCGGTTTCAACTGGGTGATTCCGGCTGCCGCGACCCTGGCCGGGGTGTTCTCGGTGGCCTATTCGCTGCGTTTCATTCACGACGTGTTCTTCAATGGCGAGCCGATCGACCTGCCCAAATATCCGCCGCACGAGCCGCCGCGCTACATGAAGGTGCCGGTCGAGGTGCTGGTGTTCCTCTGCCTGCTGGTCGGCATCGTGCCAGCCTACACTGTAGCGCCGTTGTTGGCCGCCGCCGCCGCTTCGACCTTGGGTGGCGAGCTGCCTGAGTACAGCCTGGCCATCTGGCACGGTTTCAACCTGCCGCTCCTGATGAGTTTCGTTGCGCTGTTCGGCGGGATCATCGTCTATGCCTGTCGCAAGCCGCTGTTCCGCTGGTATGAAGGTTTGCCCAACCTGGATGCCAAGGATGCCTTCGACCAGGTGGTGCGTTACTCGACGCGCTTGGCCGTGCGCATTACCGCGCTGCTGGAAAGTGGCTCGCAGCAGCGTTACCTGGCCTGGATGCTGGGCAGTGCACTGACCCTGGTGATCATTGCGCTGTCGCCGCTGGAGCAGTTGACTGGTAGCGTGGCGATGACACCGATCGATCCGCTGACAACCATCGGTATGTTGATTCTGATGCTGACTGCGGTGCTCACCGTGGTTTTCCACCGCCGCCGCCTGGTGGCGCTGATGATCCTCAGCGCCGCTGGTCTGATGGTGGCGCTGGCCTTCGCCCGCTTCTCCGCCCCGGATCTGGCGCTGACCCAGTTGTCGGTCGAGGTGGTGACCATCATCCTGCTGATGCTCACCCTGTACTTCATGACTGATCGCACCCCGGCGGAGTCGAGCAGCCTGCGCGGCCTGCGTGATCTGGTCCTGGCGCTGGGCAGCGGCACCATGGTGGCGATGCTGACCTACGCCGTGCTGACCCGTCCTTACCAGAGCATTTCCTCGTTCTTTCTTGAGAACAGCGTCTCCGGTGGCGGCGGTACCAACGTGGTCAACGTGATCCTGGTGGACTTCCGCGGCTTCGATACCCTGGGCGAGATCACCGTGCTGGCGATTGCTGCCATCGGTATCTACGCGCTGCTGCATGGCCTGCACCTGCCGCATCCGACCCACGACAAGAATGGTCGTCCATGGTCGACCGATGCGCATCCGATGATCCTCGACAACCTGGCGCGGGCCATGCTGCCGATGGCGCTGCTGATTTCGGCGTTCATCTTCCTGCGCGGGCACAACCTGCCGGGCGGCGGCTTCATCGCCGGCCTGATCACCTCGGTGGCGTTGATTCTGCAGTACATCTCCCATGGTGTGACCTGGACCCAGGAACGCCTGAAATTCAGCTATCACGCCACCGCCGGTTGGGGCGTGCTGATAGCCGGACTGACGGGTCTGGGCAGCTGGCTCTTCGGCTCGCCGTTCCTGACTTCGGCGTTCGGCCATTTCCATATTCCGCTGATCGGCGAAATTGAACTGGCTACCGCGATCCTCTTCGATCTTGGGGTATATCTGGCCGTTGTCGGTGCCACCCTGCTGATTCTTTCCAATATCGGCCATGTCAGTCAGGACGAGTCGTGCAAGGAGGTCATCTGA
- a CDS encoding K+/H+ antiporter subunit F, with the protein MLENVVFLCMGILTLAMLLNVARLVEGPSLVDRVLALDTLYINALALIVLFGIWLASDLFFEAALLIAVMGFVGTVAVGKHLLHGDIID; encoded by the coding sequence ATGCTCGAGAACGTAGTCTTTCTGTGCATGGGCATCCTCACGCTGGCCATGCTGCTCAATGTCGCGCGTCTGGTCGAAGGGCCGAGCCTGGTGGATCGCGTACTGGCCCTGGATACCCTGTACATCAACGCGTTGGCGCTGATCGTGCTGTTCGGCATCTGGCTGGCATCGGATCTGTTCTTCGAGGCCGCGCTGCTGATCGCGGTGATGGGCTTCGTCGGCACGGTCGCAGTGGGTAAACACCTGCTGCACGGCGACATCATCGATTAA
- a CDS encoding Na+/H+ antiporter subunit E produces MRRFFPHPRMMLLLTVLWLLLVNTLNLGHILLGLFLGWSIVHLCGDFLLTVPKVRKPLGLLLFIGKVFYDIVVANLQVVKLVLGPKSRLEPAFVEVPVEIEDEFVLSALACIISLTPGTVSAGLSSDHKTLLLHGLNVPDRDELIAEVKSRYEKPLLEIFECSRT; encoded by the coding sequence ATGAGGCGTTTCTTCCCCCATCCGCGGATGATGTTGCTATTGACGGTGCTCTGGCTGCTATTGGTCAACACCCTCAACCTGGGGCATATCCTGCTCGGGCTGTTTCTGGGCTGGTCGATCGTGCACCTGTGCGGCGATTTCCTGCTGACCGTGCCGAAAGTACGCAAGCCCCTGGGGTTGCTGCTGTTTATCGGCAAGGTGTTCTACGACATCGTGGTTGCCAATCTACAGGTGGTGAAACTGGTATTGGGGCCGAAATCGCGCCTCGAGCCGGCATTCGTCGAGGTACCGGTCGAGATCGAGGATGAGTTCGTGCTGTCGGCCCTGGCCTGCATCATTTCGCTGACCCCCGGCACGGTTTCTGCCGGCCTCAGCTCCGACCACAAGACACTGCTGCTGCACGGGCTCAACGTGCCGGATCGCGACGAGCTGATCGCCGAGGTCAAGAGTCGCTACGAAAAGCCGCTGCTGGAGATTTTCGAATGCTCGAGAACGTAG
- a CDS encoding Na+/H+ antiporter subunit C: MEAVFAITLGVLTASGVYLLLRARIFPVVMGLTLISYAVNLFIFSTGRLGTGVPAVIGKSAEYGDPLPQALVLTAIVIGFAMTAFVVVLALRGMGELKTDHVDGEEPRA; the protein is encoded by the coding sequence ATGGAGGCAGTATTCGCAATCACCCTCGGGGTGCTGACTGCCAGCGGCGTGTACCTACTGCTAAGGGCGCGCATTTTCCCGGTAGTGATGGGGCTGACCCTGATCTCTTATGCAGTGAATCTGTTCATCTTCTCCACCGGCCGTCTCGGCACGGGTGTGCCGGCGGTGATCGGCAAGAGCGCCGAGTACGGTGACCCACTGCCGCAGGCGCTGGTGCTCACCGCCATCGTCATTGGCTTCGCCATGACCGCGTTCGTCGTGGTGTTGGCCCTGCGTGGCATGGGCGAACTGAAAACCGATCACGTCGATGGCGAGGAGCCGCGCGCATGA
- a CDS encoding glycerate kinase codes for MKIVIAPDSFKESLSAPDVAAAIARGWQQVFPEAECLLRPMADGGEGTVDALLAAVGGERREREVRGPMGEPVKAHWGWLGQGTAVIEMAAASGLHWVPREQRDARLASSFGTGELIREALDAGATRIILGLGGSATNDAGVGLLQALGMRFLDAQGRELAPGGAALAGLDQLDLSGLDARLLKVQIEVAADVDNPLCGPRGASAVFGPQKGATPEHVAELDTALGRFARIAAATLGEDHAEFPGVGAAGGLGFAARAFLKASFRPGIALVAELSGLAAAVENADLVITGEGRMDAQTLHGKTPVGVARVARAAGVPVIALSGSLGDNYQALYEAGIEAAFSLAPGPLSLEQAMAGAAAELQARTADIARLWRLARS; via the coding sequence ATGAAAATCGTCATTGCTCCTGATTCCTTCAAGGAGAGCCTCAGCGCACCCGACGTGGCCGCTGCCATCGCCCGCGGTTGGCAGCAGGTGTTTCCCGAGGCCGAGTGTTTGCTGCGGCCAATGGCCGATGGCGGCGAGGGTACGGTCGATGCTTTGCTGGCCGCCGTGGGTGGCGAGCGCCGTGAGCGTGAGGTGCGTGGCCCCATGGGTGAGCCGGTCAAGGCGCATTGGGGCTGGCTGGGGCAGGGTACGGCGGTCATCGAGATGGCGGCTGCCAGCGGCCTGCACTGGGTGCCGCGTGAACAGCGCGATGCTCGTCTGGCCAGCAGCTTCGGCACTGGCGAGCTGATCCGTGAGGCGCTGGATGCCGGTGCTACGCGAATCATCCTGGGGCTGGGCGGCAGTGCTACCAATGACGCCGGTGTTGGCCTGTTACAGGCGCTGGGGATGCGTTTTCTCGATGCCCAGGGGCGGGAGCTGGCGCCGGGCGGTGCGGCTTTGGCCGGTCTCGACCAGCTTGATCTGAGCGGGCTCGACGCACGTTTGCTCAAGGTGCAGATCGAGGTCGCCGCCGATGTCGACAATCCCTTGTGCGGGCCACGCGGCGCATCTGCGGTGTTCGGTCCGCAGAAGGGCGCGACGCCTGAGCATGTCGCGGAGCTGGATACGGCACTCGGCCGCTTTGCCCGTATCGCAGCGGCGACGCTGGGCGAGGATCATGCCGAGTTTCCCGGTGTGGGCGCGGCGGGTGGTCTCGGTTTCGCTGCTCGTGCCTTCCTCAAAGCCAGTTTCCGCCCCGGTATCGCGCTGGTGGCCGAATTGTCCGGTCTCGCCGCGGCGGTGGAGAACGCGGATCTGGTGATTACCGGGGAAGGGCGCATGGATGCCCAGACCCTGCACGGCAAGACACCGGTCGGCGTAGCGCGCGTGGCGCGTGCGGCCGGGGTGCCGGTCATCGCCTTGTCCGGTAGCCTGGGCGACAACTATCAAGCGCTGTACGAGGCGGGTATCGAAGCTGCATTCAGCCTGGCGCCGGGCCCGTTGTCCCTGGAGCAGGCGATGGCCGGTGCGGCGGCTGAGTTGCAGGCGCGTACCGCGGATATCGCCCGGCTCTGGCGCCTTGCTCGCTCCTGA
- a CDS encoding Na+/H+ antiporter subunit G, whose amino-acid sequence MPFWLELLICACLILGSLFALVGAIGLYRLPDFFTRLHGPTKATTLGVGATLIASMLFFAHHTGNLSLHELLITLFLFLTAPVSAHILSKAAMQQKVELTERTRGQPWDDDH is encoded by the coding sequence ATGCCATTCTGGCTGGAACTGTTGATTTGCGCCTGCCTGATCCTGGGCAGCCTGTTCGCCCTGGTGGGTGCCATCGGGCTGTATCGGCTGCCGGATTTCTTCACGCGCCTGCACGGGCCGACCAAGGCCACGACGTTGGGCGTCGGCGCTACGCTGATCGCGTCGATGCTGTTCTTCGCGCACCACACCGGCAACCTCAGCCTGCACGAACTGCTGATTACCCTGTTTCTGTTCCTCACTGCACCGGTCAGTGCACATATCCTGTCCAAGGCCGCGATGCAGCAGAAGGTCGAGTTGACCGAGCGCACCCGTGGCCAGCCCTGGGACGACGATCACTGA
- a CDS encoding monovalent cation/H+ antiporter subunit D produces the protein MSHAIILPILLPLFIGALLLVGHGWSRDVKRGISLVGCLALLPVCLYLVLLAGEGQLQVYALGNWVAPFGIMLLLDRFNAALLLLTALLACFALIYACRGDDERGPNFHALFQFQLLGINGAFLTADLFNLFVFFEILLISSYALLLHGNRANQVKAGVHYVVLNLLGSSFFLIGISLLYGLTGTLNMPDLAARVASADVADAPLIKAAAYLLLIVFGLKAAVLPLCFWLPRAYAAAPASVAALFAIMTKVGFYAVVRVFTLVFGEEAGPLANLGHELLWWLALPTIAFGVIGALGARQLQALLAYLVVVSVGTLMAGFAMGSPAALSAALYYMLHSTLISAALFLLAGLVVAQRDSAGGDLQQERVLRQPLVLGCMFFFASISVAGLPPFSGFLGKMLLLRAAEPGWQAWSLWPVVLIGGLLTLVALSRAGTSLFWLGQQTDGQPSTAQPADRVSLLAALGLLLASPLLMIAAAPIMAYLEAAAAQLLDLQPYLSIIAGGAA, from the coding sequence ATGAGTCACGCCATCATCCTCCCCATTCTGTTGCCGCTGTTCATCGGCGCGTTGTTGCTGGTCGGTCACGGCTGGTCGCGTGACGTGAAGCGGGGCATTTCCCTGGTCGGCTGCCTGGCGCTGCTGCCGGTGTGCCTGTATCTGGTGCTGTTGGCCGGTGAGGGGCAGTTGCAGGTCTATGCGCTGGGTAACTGGGTTGCGCCGTTCGGCATCATGCTGCTGCTCGACCGCTTCAACGCTGCGCTGCTGTTGCTCACCGCGCTGCTCGCCTGCTTCGCCCTGATCTACGCCTGCCGTGGCGACGATGAGCGTGGGCCGAACTTCCATGCGCTGTTCCAGTTTCAGTTGCTCGGCATCAACGGTGCATTCCTCACCGCCGACCTGTTCAACCTGTTCGTGTTCTTCGAGATCCTGCTGATCTCGTCGTATGCATTGCTGCTGCATGGCAACCGTGCCAATCAGGTCAAGGCCGGCGTGCACTACGTGGTGCTCAACCTGCTGGGCTCGTCGTTCTTCCTGATCGGCATCAGCCTGCTGTATGGACTGACCGGCACCCTGAACATGCCGGATCTGGCTGCGCGGGTGGCCAGCGCCGACGTTGCCGACGCGCCGCTGATCAAGGCGGCTGCCTACCTGCTGCTGATCGTTTTCGGTCTCAAGGCCGCCGTGCTGCCGCTGTGCTTCTGGCTGCCGCGCGCCTATGCCGCAGCGCCCGCTTCGGTGGCGGCGTTGTTCGCAATCATGACCAAGGTGGGCTTCTACGCCGTCGTTCGCGTGTTCACTCTGGTGTTCGGCGAAGAGGCCGGGCCGCTGGCCAATCTTGGCCATGAACTGCTCTGGTGGCTGGCCCTGCCGACCATTGCCTTCGGTGTGATTGGCGCTCTGGGAGCGCGACAGTTGCAGGCGTTGCTGGCCTATCTGGTGGTGGTCTCGGTGGGCACCCTGATGGCCGGTTTCGCTATGGGCAGCCCGGCGGCGCTGAGCGCGGCGCTCTACTACATGCTGCACAGCACGCTGATCAGTGCGGCGTTGTTCCTGCTGGCAGGCCTGGTGGTTGCCCAGCGTGACAGTGCCGGCGGCGACCTGCAGCAGGAGCGCGTGCTGCGCCAGCCGCTGGTGCTGGGCTGCATGTTCTTCTTCGCGTCGATTTCCGTGGCCGGGTTGCCGCCGTTCTCCGGGTTCCTCGGCAAGATGCTGCTACTGCGCGCCGCGGAGCCTGGCTGGCAAGCCTGGAGCCTGTGGCCGGTGGTGCTGATTGGCGGGCTGCTGACGCTGGTGGCGCTGAGCCGCGCTGGTACCAGTCTGTTCTGGTTGGGCCAGCAAACGGATGGCCAGCCCTCGACAGCCCAACCGGCTGACCGGGTGAGCCTCCTGGCAGCGCTTGGCCTGTTGCTGGCCAGCCCGCTGCTGATGATCGCCGCTGCTCCGATAATGGCGTATCTGGAGGCGGCTGCGGCGCAGTTGCTCGATCTGCAACCCTATCTGTCGATCATCGCCGGAGGTGCGGCATGA